The segment gctggcgggcgtgctctgcctttttggagtgttttttttttgttaaaactgactggaaagcgctctaactaagggggtgccgtgcgtatgtcggcgagcgccggcacagacggggtccatacttgtatagtttaactaacttgttacaaataactacaaacttgacattggctaatctttgtaaagccagacgagagagaaaaataaaacttttcggagttatttgcGTTATAAGTGTTTGACAGGGAAGGAAAAATATCCTGAGgatacctgcatgcctgatagttctccataatgttctcaaagatgtgtgaagtctgcccatcTGCTAGCGTGGCGGGCTTTGGCCTAAAACTCTTTATATTCTGAGACGAGATCCCTCAGGGCTGGTTAATCATGATGACTATACAAAAGATataagagtaggtacttatctattaACTCTCCTTCTTCCAGATCCGTATCTCTGTTCATGGCAGCCAACGTACGTAAATCGGTCGCGGAAGGTAGATCGGATGCAATTCCAATCTTCTTACAGGACATACCTAAGCTGTTCCATAGGAAGATCATAAGGCCCGACATCGCTCTCATTCAGGTTTGAACAAATATATCAATCGCAAAATAATCTTAACTGAGAAATTAATTTCACACTGACGGTTTTTGTGTAGAATATCCTAAATATCCGACAAAGTTCTTCAGATCAGAATAGTTGGATAAATCTAATGTTACAAACAGTTATTAAAACACGATTTTTTGAACATTGGATCAAATGGTTCACCTAATTTGATTTTCAAATTGGGAAAGCGGGCCTTTGACTACAATTTGAAAACCAATGTACTACAGTATCAGTGCTCTAACCTATAACAAAGTCAatactgcccggctagcatgggcagtaggtaaaaattatatccccgattatatccactgatttctatgacatcagtggatataatcgggggatataatttttatctactgcccatgctagccgggctggtacTGATTCAGAGCGTAATTAAAATTTACGAGTATTCGCATCTCTTTCTTACTAATGCAATAAGGAAAAGACAGACAAACCTGATGTAATTTAGAACTTTCAAACTTTCGTGACTACCCGTGCCAGTCGTGAGCTaagactgagatctatagagcgcactttgattttgctcagacttaagtcactgttaaaacgagacagcgtttagcgagacagatttatgccaacgaTATtcgttggcataaatctgtctcgttttaactgaaacttaagtctaagcaaagtcaaagtgcagtctatagatttcaacataaAATTTAGTGTCTTTAAATTTGAAATTCATGTTCTgcagcaatattaaaaagaaaaagatgcaaatactctaaattAAGTTTAGAAAAAACAAGAGAATCGACGCCAAtcgatttaaattaattttttacaagtttttaaGCTAGTATTTGGTTTTTAGGTGTCGCCCCCGGATCAGCATGGCTACTGCAGTTTGGGTACATCTGTAGACTGTGTCAGGGCTGCTCTTGTCAACTCGCAGATTATAATCGGTAAGCTTACCTATAGATATtgtattgattatttattattatattgattcttatttatttattgttgcattttcttattaattaattcccaTTCGGGTTTTATTGTGATGgccaaatttttttaataaacttaaaagCTTATCcaagccttatctaattactgtacaaatcatatccgcgtggaatggtgccaaaaacactggctgcatttccgcgctggacagccaggttgatccgttgcgcaaattAAGATAttccatattttatattccagCCCAAATAAACGTCAACATGCCCCGTACATTCGGTGATGCGATCATCCACGTATCGCACGTGGATTATGCGGTGCAAGACAACACCCCCCTTCCTGAACATGGAGGCAAACCTGCCAGTGCGGAGGAAACCAAGATCGGACAGCTCATTGGGGAGAACTTGGTAGAAGATGGTGCTACTTTGCAGATGGGTGAGTTTAGTACTTGACGATAAGAGATGGCGCCACCGTACTTTTTATCGCGTATTCATTTTGCATTGCTTTTGGTCTATGCTGTGGAACATGACATCTCGCTGAATGTAGTGCCAGTTGACGACAACAGATGGCGACACCAACAAACTGTATCGCGAGCTCAAGTTCGAGACCAAATtctttttgaaattaattaaaaaaaaatgcttgcaCAGTTTAAGGATTTTTAGATAGTGATAAAATATCACAGAGTTAGGCTAAGCTACAATAGTTACTAAATAAATTAGTGAAGTGTTTGATTGTTGTACTTTGATGGCAGGTATCGGCAGCATTCCGGACGCGGTGCTATCAGCACTGAAGAATCACAAAGACTTGGGCATCCATTCTGAGATGTTCAGCGTTGGTATCATTGACCTGGTCAGACGAGGATGTGTCACCAACAACAGGTGTGTAGACTGTAGGCCGAAAAAATGATAGCATGTATCCACAGAggaaaaaacccggccaagtgcgagtcagactcgcgcaccgagggctccgtactcgggtattttattccgatattttgcacgataaatcaaaaactgttatgcataaaaatatataaaaatctgttttagaatgtacaggttaagccctttcatatgataacacacttggtatagtaacaTTACTTtagaaattgaaaatactaatttgatttaattaaatGACGGGTCGACAGACACGTCAGAAAGACAGACACTTTAAGGGgtcttttttttctctggagatacggaaaaAATACTCCAGACTATAAATAGCCAGACAAAAATAAGTTTGGTACTTCATATTTAtctggtattttatttttcaggaaaaaGTTCCACAAAGGAAGGATCGTTGGCAGTTTTTTGGTTGGAAACAAGGAACTTTACGACTTTGTAGATAACAACCCTTTCATtggtaagttatttttttagggttccgtacccgaagtgcGCCAATGACGCTATTACTAAGACtcgctgtccatctgtccgtcggtctgtctgtcagcgggctgtatctcgtaaaccgtaatagtagagagttaaaattttcacagaatatgtatttctattgccgctataacaacaaatactttataaaaaaaaaccggccaagtgcgatttaGAATCGCGCACAAAGGGTTCAGTACTAGTcgtatttttcgacattttgcacgataaatcaaaaactattatggataaaaataaataaaaatcttttttagaatgtacaggtaaagccttttcatatgataccccacttggtatagtatagttatcttacttttaaagttgaaaagactaattattttttcatgaccacatttcaatatttttttttgtgatacaaccacaaaatcacggtttccggatttttccttttatgtgtgccataagacctacctaccaatcaaatatcatgattctaggtcaatgcgttgggttgatcatgatgatgatatcattaacatcatcatgattaaccagTCATCATTGActgaatttctttatttttgtccCATTCAGAAATGTTGGAGATAGACTACGTAAACAATACGCACGTAGTTTCGCTTCTGCCCAACATGACAGCCATTAACTCCTGCATCGAAGTGGACATCACTGGCCAAGTGTGCGCGGACTCTATTGGTAAGTTtgctttcttattttattagtaattttcatcatcatgatcaacccatcgccggctcactacagagcatctcctctcagaatgagaagggctttaatagtccactacgctggcctagtgcagatttgcagacttcacacacctatgagaattttatgaagaactctcaggcatacaggtttcctcacgatgtttttccttcaccattaaaacaagttatagttaattacttaaaacgcaactcagaaaagttaactcgggtgcgtgcccaggatcgaacccccgacctctgcttaagaggcggacgtcttaaccacaaggctcctttttcatttctgagaagatccgtgctcagtagtgcaccGGCGATGGTTGGACAAAAATATGATGGTTAATTCTTTTTGCTAGGAACCCGAATGTTCTCTGGCTTCGGTGGGCAAGTGGACTTCATCCGCGGCGCGGCGGAGGCGGTGGACGGCCGCGGCAAACCCATCATCGCATTGGTGTCCACGACTAAACGGAATGAGTCCAAGATCGTGCCTACGCTTAAAGTTGGTAAGTCTCCTTGCCACATGGGGCCCTTTCTGTTCTGGGTCTTAATGGTGAGATGGCTCTATGTCCCTGCCGATACTAGACCACTATTATGAGAGTATGTCAGGACTCTGgcttttcctttttattgtatggattgtatttaaaaaaaaatattaattcaaacAGGTGCTGGCGTAGTAACAACCCGAGCACACGTCAACTACGTGGTGACCGAGCAAGGCATTGCCAATCTGTTCGGAAAGACGCTCCGGCAACGCGCATACGAACTGATCAAGATCTCGCACCCGGACCACCGCGAAGCTCTCGAGAAGGCAGCCTTCGAACGCCTGAAGTGTATGCCCGCGCCTTAAGCGTACCATAGACATTGTAGAGCATTGGTACTTGTAGCTTTTTGTCACGTTTATTTTCACGATCACTGTTCTAGACGCTTTTTTAATTCCTGTTAGAAAAAGCTTTAGAATGGTATGACTGCTAAAAAGGCAAGACAGACTCACATTTATTGGTCTGAATTTtggttaatattatgtattaaatggTACTGAGGAGGATGTGAAGGCAATTTTGCTCATTGTTTGTTCAGGTATGTGCTTCGGCTAGAGTTGACAATAATTACCATAATTAAACAGTATTTAACTACTTTTATCATAAGAATatgcaattttaaaacaatttaaaggAATAaccgtgataaaaagttgctaatgTGTTCTGGGCCTTAGACCTTGCGTAAGTGTTACCAGTGTAGAAATTTGTCTACCATTTAGTAGTTTCATTAGTTACTAATAAGAGTAACGCTATTAGAAAACTACGAGcactattttattttggaaTTCGAATTTAAAGATGCATTTTGACTGTTGCTGGTAAGGATTTTTTTGTAAGCTATAGATGAATTAGGTAGTATTATCATGGCCTTATAATGAAATAGAAATGGATGTTGTTTGTCGAAGTTAATGATATAAATATTGTTGTTATACATACATTACTTTTACACACCACTGAATAGATATACTTAAGCATTAACTTTTTCTTGCGAAGTCTTATTTTTAGTGGAACGTTTAGTGgatataatgtttttattttatatttatattttagttttaatatcTGAATAAAACGTATTATTAACCATACTTGCGTATTTTTTTCTCCATAACCATAATTTCTATTCATGTTTAAAAAATCTGCTTGGACCTTGAACGAAATTGGGCCAGGCGGCAGGCCTCTTTGTTCAACAGTTTcctcaaaaaataaaacattcatTTCTGCATCGGCCGCAATTTTATTACTTTGGACGGTTTTGCACAAAGATATAGTAGTTGTAAAGTTTTgccattacaataattaaaccTGTGATACAAATGGATTCAAATCAACATTGTGTGTGCCTGTGCCTGTTGGTCTGTGGCATTTACACAGAATTAAAAACTTCCTGGTATGGTCTGTGAACTGCAGAACTTGACAGTTTTCACCTGCCTTCACAATCTGTGTctgtaagaaaaattaaaaataaaacaacacttGTCTATGGCGTACAAATGAAAAGCAAATTCTTTTGAGAAAATTGGAACGCACCGAGGGCGGAGGCCATTGTTTCGagtcacatcattttatttctTTCCATTCGACAAACCTTATAAATTTCATTCAATTTTAGAAATAGTTAGAAGTGTTTGCGTATCAATAGTTATTTTAGTTGCAGAGCATTTGGAGTGTTTTGTTTTAAATCAAGGGACGAACATCTGTGTGTACGTGCCAAGTGTCTATATTCTTCACCGAATACATTATAATGGTCCTTGGTTCCATTCGAGAGTAGCTCCGTATAAGTGATACTACAGCTGTACTTGTAATTTGAGGAAAGAACTACGCAGTCCAACAAGATGTCATCGTTCCAGCAGATACTGGCTTTTCGAAAAGAGATTCTTGTCGCGGAGAAATACAGGATCATACGTAGGATCGGAGGTGGTTCGTTTGGTGACATCTATCTCGGCATTAACATCGTCAATGGCGAGGTAAGTGATTACTTTTCGTTTATAGACATAATTTACGACATTTACTCTAACGTCGTAAACCCCAGGATCTAAAGATGAGTCAGATTTTTCGTGCGTATTTTGACCATAAATTGCGCATTTGTTGGATTCGCCTGATTTAAAGTCCATATTTCATTTTAGAACCGAATACCTTTGATGTTATTTGATAAATACTGAAATTGTTTAAGTACCACTCACAAAAATTTTGAGCAAAATCGTTATAGTAtaagcataataatataacctaaTAAAATCAACAAGATAAACACTAACATCATGAGGATCTATAAATTGTACATTAGTATTCATAATGTCAATCCAAAGTAggcaagtaattattattaaactatggTAAAATCGAGAAAGTGGGCTGGTTGGCTTAGTTGTGAAAGCATAAATCAAGGATTGCATCAGAATCAATGGTGATTGAATTTTACTGGGATGGGTGTCAACTATGTACTTACAACCAAAACCATAGATCCTATAAATTTTATAGCTGTTATTACCTACTAATGAACTGAGAAATGGTATTTGTTTTCATGACTCAATAATCTGTAATTAATTACTAGAGATTCAAAAGTTACTTTAGAatttatagcagtttttatcATAAACCTGTACATATGCCTACTACCTATCCTGATATTGTGATTAATTCTGTTGTAAGTGGGTACACAATctcaaaactaaactaaaatgataaaTTTACTCAAACATAtcgtcagtgaagttctaacagtgtgtaaattaaaaaactctacaggagagtaataaaactgtataaaatattcataagcAACCCttgatgtataatatttttgtgatgaTATGATGTATCAGTTATTGACGAAGTAAAAGACATTATGATTCTGATTGGTGGAatgaatcatgaattttggcaggtaggtaggtcttatagcacaagtacaggaataaatctgaaaactgcgaatttgtagttacatcattaaaaaaaaattaaaatgtgtttcaattttcaaagttagataactgtaacaagtgggatatcatatgaaagggctttacctgtacattctaaaacagatttttatttatttttatgcataatagttaatGAATATAttctaataacaagtgtaaattaaaaatttgtaacacccccgacgatccaaagtatctgagttttccaaaacatcattttcaaataaataattatgtatttagctgacagcttgacatttgtctattgacataatattatgaacctaacggttatctaaccttcttttctacaagaaaactagaaaagagctgataactcttaaacggctgaaccaattttttagattatagataagaacactctcgatcaagccacctttcaaacaaaaaaaactaaattaaaatcggttcattcgtttaggcgctacgatgccacagacagatacacagatacacagacacacagatacacagatacacacgtcaaacttataacacccctctttttgggtcgggggttaaaaaggtaaatATGAGGTCATTTAGAATCTATTGAAGTAGTGTTAAGGTTTTTCCTATTGAAAGATGTGCAGAAGCAGATTACAGACAACAGAACGGGATAAGGTAtgtttttatatactttttacctatactagatgatgtcagtgactttgtccatgtggaaataggtttattaaaaatcctacGAAATATGAACGTTTTAatgttccaaaataaaatgcCCGATTTCCACCTAAGTGGAGCAaagaggagatgtgttcaatCAACCTATCAGATTCTTCAGATTCCTTGCCGCTCTGCTTAGATGGAAATGGGGTATATGTGTTAATTAAGGATATAAGTCATCTTCATTTCAAATCAGTTCAGTCATTGTgttgtgaaggagtaacaaacatccaaactttcacattaataAGATATAAAtgattactagcttatgcccttGAATTCATCCTCATGGACTACATGAATTTCAGAcacctattttacctccttggggttaaatttttataaatcctttcttagcgattGTATACATTATAATAGTTATCTTCATGCCTTTCAGATCTGTCCAGTAccttgagctgtgtgttgataggtCAGctaatcagtcagtcacctttagattttatatatatttagatggtAAACCCAAAATGTTGCCTCTTTAAATCTTACAACCATCCCAACCGCGATATTAGGATCTCATAGTTAGCTAAATGGATTCACCAAAACAATTTTCAACTAATATAGAGCTGTGCTTTGTTAGTCTGAAGAACTGGTTTTATTGTACAAGGCATACCTACAAGACAATAAGTTTGCACCCTCTATTTCAAAAGAGCCAGCTAGGTTTATAAATAACAAACTCATCAGAAATATTGATTTTCCCCACACCTCTGCCTCAAGGCTCAACCCCCTGGTATTGTATACTAAgtaaattatgtatgtatgtatagcaTAAACCAAGCAAACAGCACAACAGTATAATATAAACACCGgctaagtgtgagtcagactcgcacaccaagggttccgtactcgggtatttttcagacattttgcatgataaatcaaaaactattatgcttaaaaatacataaaaatagaattacttagaatatacaagtaaaaccctttcatatgataccgcacttggtatagtttcttactttgaaaattaaaacacatcttattttattatctgtgatgtaaccacaaattcacgattttcagatttattcctttacttgtgctataagacctacctacctgcccatgtaggtcaacgggaagttccctataggtttcttgacagacacgacggacagacagacatacagacaacaaagtgatcctataagggttctgttttccttttgaagtacggaaccctaaaaagcacacTCAAGGAAGGTATTTTCCGATACCTACATGCAAATTCGCCGCGGCGACAGCGTGGGTAAATAGTAACGTCACGTCAGTACTGACGTAATTTTGTCCTCCGGCCTCGAaaccatatccatacttccatacctacttactatcataaatactaacattataaaggtgaaagtgtgtctgtctgtcagcttttcactgcccaatagtttaaccgattttgatgaaaggtacagagtttgCATACAGGACCATAggctttatcccggaaaagcaaagaattgctatgggattcttaaaggtccatctgtttaaccgatttatatgaaatttatttcagagaaaattgacataggaaactttttatgcaatattaactaattaaaattcaagagttctcacggaccttttaaaaacttaatccacggacgaagttgcgtgCAGGAAATACTGAATCCAAAATAAAAGTGCGAGCGAAGCGCGCAtgaaatttttgatataatattcataaaaaaatgcAAGAACTATGCAAAATAATTTCTCTTTACCTGAGATTTCGGGGGGGTTGGAACCCCAAACCCTCCCCCCAGCTGCGGCCAttctttgtataattaatgtaGGTCGTGTCCAAATGACTGAAATAAAGGTAGCGCGGCGCAACGACAACTTTTCTAACGCGACTTTTAGAAGTTTTAAGCACCTataatgatattaattaataatattcgCAGCTGCGCA is part of the Maniola jurtina chromosome 24, ilManJurt1.1, whole genome shotgun sequence genome and harbors:
- the LOC123877676 gene encoding 4-hydroxybutyrate coenzyme A transferase, translating into MSVMGKFVVPNVSVRNFAKIGAALQAAKSNRNYFTYTQELSQPLDRKPEFLTAKEAFEKCLKSGQTVYAQGAAATPVPLLDAMTDVGKAGNLRDIKVVHMHTEKEAKYVAPEYKDIFRSVSLFMAANVRKSVAEGRSDAIPIFLQDIPKLFHRKIIRPDIALIQVSPPDQHGYCSLGTSVDCVRAALVNSQIIIAQINVNMPRTFGDAIIHVSHVDYAVQDNTPLPEHGGKPASAEETKIGQLIGENLVEDGATLQMGIGSIPDAVLSALKNHKDLGIHSEMFSVGIIDLVRRGCVTNNRKKFHKGRIVGSFLVGNKELYDFVDNNPFIEMLEIDYVNNTHVVSLLPNMTAINSCIEVDITGQVCADSIGTRMFSGFGGQVDFIRGAAEAVDGRGKPIIALVSTTKRNESKIVPTLKVGAGVVTTRAHVNYVVTEQGIANLFGKTLRQRAYELIKISHPDHREALEKAAFERLKCMPAP